The genomic window ATTATCTGAAAAAGACCGGAGATTTTTTGATAAAGATTCTTTAGAGAATCCATATACAGATTCGGGAATTCATTATATGAGGGAGAAGAAAAGGAAAGTGTCACGAGTTCTTGCAGGTATTGATATTGATGGAGCTGAAATTATTTTGGCAGATATTCTTTCAAAAAATACTCCTGAAAATCCAATAGATTTGATCATTTCACATCATCCGATCGGAAGAGCTCTTGCTGGTTTGGATAGCGTTATGGATTTGCAGGTGAATATCTTCGAACAATATGGTATCCCTGTTAATATTGCAGAAGGACTTATGCATAAACGCATTAGTGAAGTGAGTCGAGGAATTCATCCCATCAATCACTTTCAAACTATTGATATGGCACGTTTGCTTCAGAAAGATCTTATTAATGTACACACACCTTCCGATAATATGGTAGCGACTTTTCTTAAAAATTTTATCGAGAAAAGAAATCCAAGATATGTAGGGGATATAGTAGACGCCTTTATGGATATTCCAGAATATCAAGAAGCAAGGAAACAGGGCGTTGCCCCTAAAATATTTGCGGGAAGGAAGGAAAATCGCGTGGGAAAGATTGCTATAACGGAAATTACAGGAGGAACCGAAGGAAGTCCAGAAATGTATCGTCACATAGCAAATGCGGGGATTGGTACGATTATTGCGATGCATCAAAGTGAAAGACATAGAAAAGAAGCTGAAAAATCACATATAAATGTTATTGTTGCTGGACATATGTCCTCAGACTCTATTGGAATGAATTTATTTTTGGATGAGCTGGAAAGACGGGGGATAGAAATTGTTCCTTGTTCAGGTCTTATTCGTTATTCTCGAAAATAAAAAAATATGGGGGTATATTTTGACAAACTTTTAAAAACCAATTCTCCTTCACCTAATAGTCAATCGCAAGATCCGGGTGCAAAAGCTCGATTAAATCGGATTATAAATGAGATGGAAAGGGGTCTTCGCTTCATTGAAACATTTGATGAATCAAGAGTGGTTACTTTTTATGGATCTGCTCGAGCAACTTCTCATGATTCTTGGTATCATCAGGCGTATAGTTTATCAAAGAAACTTGCTTTTGATGATAATCCAATCGCTGTCTGTACAGGTGGTGGTCCTGGAATAATGGAGGCTGGAAATAAAGGTGCATTTGATGCTGGAGGATATTCCATAGGCTTAGGCATAGAACTTCCAAATCTTTCGGAAGATCCTAATCAATATACAACACATCGAATGAACTTTTATTATTTTTTTGCAAGAAAAATGGTTCTTGTTCATATTGCACAAGCTCACATTTTCTTTCCTGGAGGAGTGGGAACTATGGATGAATTTTTTGAATTAGTGACGCTTATTGCTACAAAAAAAATCACGAATCATCCCATAATAGTTTTGGTCGGAGTAGATTTTTGGAAAGGTCTTTTGGACTGGATGAAACAAGTTGTTTATGCGAAATATCATGCTGTTTCGGAAGATTTATTTGACAAATTTTACATTACGGACAATATGGAGGAAGCATACAAACTTCTCGATACTATCCCATCCCGAATAGAAATAGCTGATGATGTATAAAAAGGATAAGAATGAAAAATAAATAATAAGAAATTTATGATACATTTTCTTGAAACTCAATTTTCTTTTTTCCCTTGGAATTCAGTTTATGGTGGTAATACCTTTTCTGAATATGTAGAATTTTTTCTTTTTTTTCTCTTCCTTTTGTTTTTTTGTGTAATCGGACAAAAGATTTTACTTTTTTTCTTTCAAAAATTAGCCCAAAAAACAAAAACAGGAATAGACGACGCGATCGTTCGAATTATAGAAATGGTGCGTCCTCCTTTTTCGGTTTTTTTAGCTTTTTATATAGCTATTGA from Candidatus Moraniibacteriota bacterium includes these protein-coding regions:
- a CDS encoding NGG1p interacting factor NIF3, which produces MITSEIFSLAVELGIHNDFRSKKTIKERLSRLKKEYEALSEKDRRFFDKDSLENPYTDSGIHYMREKKRKVSRVLAGIDIDGAEIILADILSKNTPENPIDLIISHHPIGRALAGLDSVMDLQVNIFEQYGIPVNIAEGLMHKRISEVSRGIHPINHFQTIDMARLLQKDLINVHTPSDNMVATFLKNFIEKRNPRYVGDIVDAFMDIPEYQEARKQGVAPKIFAGRKENRVGKIAITEITGGTEGSPEMYRHIANAGIGTIIAMHQSERHRKEAEKSHINVIVAGHMSSDSIGMNLFLDELERRGIEIVPCSGLIRYSRK
- a CDS encoding TIGR00730 family Rossman fold protein gives rise to the protein MGVYFDKLLKTNSPSPNSQSQDPGAKARLNRIINEMERGLRFIETFDESRVVTFYGSARATSHDSWYHQAYSLSKKLAFDDNPIAVCTGGGPGIMEAGNKGAFDAGGYSIGLGIELPNLSEDPNQYTTHRMNFYYFFARKMVLVHIAQAHIFFPGGVGTMDEFFELVTLIATKKITNHPIIVLVGVDFWKGLLDWMKQVVYAKYHAVSEDLFDKFYITDNMEEAYKLLDTIPSRIEIADDV